The proteins below come from a single Chitinophaga pinensis DSM 2588 genomic window:
- a CDS encoding glutamate synthase subunit beta, translated as MGKPTGFLEFTRELPGKSPAKERVQHYNEFVEKFSESKLNEQSARCMNCGVPFCHSGCPLGNVIPEFNDAVYHKDWKEAYDILTSTNNFPEFTGRICPAPCESACVLGINQPPVAIEEIERHIIEIAFDKGLVQAKTPRVRTGKKVAVIGSGPAGLAAAAQLNYAGHSVTVFERDDAPGGLLRYGIPDFKLEKWVIDRRVKLMEEEGVVFQCNANVGVNIGVNDLLREYNAIVLAGGSTIPRDLGIPGRQLKGVHYAMDFLKQQNKRVGNREVEGEDILASGKNVIVIGGGDTGSDCVGTSNRHGAIGVTQLELLPKPPGERTAYMPWPTYPMVLKTSSSHEEGANREWAIGTKEFVGDENGNLKGLKIVKLEWALGADGRPGSFKEVPGSEQEIPCELAFLAMGFLHPQHTGLLDELGVDRDERGNVKAGEKAFQTSISKVFAAGDMRRGQSLVVWAISEGRECARKVDEFLMGASQLESKDHSLQAMAV; from the coding sequence ATGGGCAAACCAACAGGATTCCTGGAATTTACCCGGGAGCTGCCGGGCAAATCTCCTGCAAAGGAAAGAGTCCAACACTATAATGAATTCGTAGAGAAGTTTTCAGAATCAAAGCTGAATGAACAGTCTGCGCGCTGCATGAACTGCGGCGTACCCTTCTGCCACAGCGGTTGCCCCCTGGGTAACGTGATCCCTGAATTCAACGATGCGGTGTATCATAAAGACTGGAAAGAAGCATACGATATATTAACCAGTACCAACAACTTCCCGGAATTTACAGGCCGTATCTGTCCTGCTCCGTGTGAAAGTGCCTGTGTACTGGGTATCAATCAGCCGCCGGTGGCGATCGAAGAAATCGAACGTCACATTATCGAGATCGCATTCGACAAAGGCCTGGTACAGGCTAAAACGCCAAGAGTGCGTACCGGTAAGAAAGTGGCTGTTATCGGTTCAGGTCCTGCAGGCCTGGCTGCCGCAGCTCAGCTGAACTATGCGGGTCACAGCGTAACCGTATTCGAAAGAGACGATGCGCCAGGTGGTCTGCTGCGTTACGGTATCCCTGACTTCAAACTGGAAAAATGGGTGATCGACCGTCGTGTAAAACTGATGGAAGAAGAAGGCGTCGTATTCCAGTGTAACGCTAACGTAGGTGTGAATATCGGTGTAAACGATCTGCTGCGTGAATACAACGCGATCGTACTGGCCGGTGGTTCTACTATCCCACGCGACCTGGGTATCCCCGGCCGTCAGCTGAAAGGTGTTCATTATGCAATGGACTTCCTGAAACAGCAGAACAAACGCGTAGGCAACCGTGAAGTAGAAGGAGAGGACATCCTCGCAAGTGGCAAAAACGTGATTGTAATCGGTGGTGGTGATACCGGCTCCGACTGTGTAGGTACTTCTAACCGTCATGGTGCAATAGGTGTTACGCAGCTGGAACTCTTGCCAAAACCGCCAGGTGAACGTACTGCATATATGCCTTGGCCGACTTACCCAATGGTGTTGAAAACCTCTTCCTCACATGAAGAAGGCGCAAACCGTGAATGGGCTATCGGTACAAAAGAATTCGTAGGCGATGAAAACGGAAATCTGAAAGGATTAAAGATAGTGAAGCTTGAATGGGCATTGGGTGCCGATGGCAGACCAGGCAGCTTTAAAGAAGTGCCAGGTTCTGAACAGGAGATCCCTTGCGAGCTGGCATTCCTTGCGATGGGTTTCTTACATCCTCAACATACCGGCTTGCTGGATGAACTGGGTGTAGACAGAGACGAGCGTGGTAATGTAAAAGCAGGTGAGAAAGCCTTCCAGACCTCCATATCCAAGGTATTTGCCGCAGGCGATATGCGTCGTGGTCAATCCCTCGTAGTATGGGCTATCAGCGAAGGCCGTGAATGCGCCAGAAAAGTGGACGAGTTTCTGATGGGTGCATCACAGCTTGAAAGTAAAGATCATTCTCTGCAGGCAATGGCTGTATAA
- a CDS encoding translocation/assembly module TamB yields the protein MTDQATNEEKHHGRPWWRWLLWALVVLLILPVMAVLLLQLEPVQDFIRRQGEQYLKKKLHTDVRIGYLRMRGWQYLELRNVYVADTNSKALLYSGSLKVRYNLLAFLNNELQVNGLEWDSVLVNVYRNHGDSAYNYQFIVDAFVTKDTIPDTVSAETGTTLQFHIKDVSLSKIRLHFADAQEGMNAVIYLQSLHVDPDDLLLDEGLYAFRGIEVNGLKGLYTQDYLPKTLTSAAPPPTPADTASTPFHLLLKKLQIKNSSFLYADQASGISTVWRIGNLQLLNSNIDMDSTLVQLGGLKMGDVAGVFTLSAAKDTSTPAPADSSAPNTWKVLATKAELEHVDVKFDNNTAPAPRGAGTDPDYNHLFLYNFNTAVSSIVYKPDTIKAVLKKLEVKEKSGFAVKEGRFDVLFTPQSLALQNLFFQTNKSLLRKHIAVTVPSWETMSENMDLMQLRADIDSSHITLGEWLPFVPDSRKNPSMKPLWDKEIDVTADIKGSIGKLIIETLRVVDNKGNRIRANGEVAHATDPDHFSANLPSVYIESGNKPLRSWLPPGTMPDTPRLPEHLIITGNVLGGMQDLKTQLQLTSSSANARLAAHLVNITDSIRARYDVNLSSFRVNPGVLMYDTTMGWISGRMQASGQGYTFPGMIAKAAVNLDEARYNGYTYHGINISGDIDKQQLHAEGQTTDTSITMNFDVNATLNDTSVSSLQANLQMDKADLYATNWYTDPLMLKGNLSADFSSLDPKRLEGNAFLNGWQIATNGQVFPIDTVALTAKYTDQQYLALEGPFGFIHANGQVDYTQVGGAFGQLINKPLQPYDSAKLIQLPPGQILQWNAAISWPRSLKNMLPGLRMEQPLLITGRLNTDSSLIAMNASLLKLTYDSVRIDSVNITAQIVDTSLKAEVDMASLYHPIAPLNHTQLKASAVAGKVDWDLLLDDIKRNPKYKLGGYVTFLPANAMDLSLKTDLLLNKQQWKVDEGNHIRLVNGGPDTAQMTLSYQNQSIQIQTLRDSSQGALPPLKASIKDFKLSTITALLSADTLLANGILNAEANVSNLDKAPLVKSQLKIDSLVFRGTSVGTLDANVETPQPGQYKLAANLTGNENDVKVDGSYDSTINATVDINNLNMASIEAFTFGNVSRMHGSADGKFTITGTTEKPKVLGNLHFNNAGGTITYVGSQLTLPDENILLDDRGLQFNQFVVADSLGNEMVVNGRVNTRDFTNYNFNLTVNSDNFMVLGEQQNPDQLYYGPAFIDTRISVRGNMDLPRVDANVKLKEKSKVTITLPSEEPGVANREGVMVFVDKSNPIDSAMIRAADSLRFQNPRLKGINLSGNAEITPESIIKIIIDPVNGDYVQAQGTASINATLDASQKMSLTGRYEISEGKYEMSLNQLIKRSFSIEKGSTITFSGDAMDADLNITAKYTVNATAADLVQDQLSNPNMTESDRNRYRQKLPFFVYLRIKGQMMKPEISFELDMPESEQNAFSGSVYNRLKQINQIPSELNKQVMGLLVLNSFIPEDPLAGDGGGSGDFGVSNMARQSVSKILSQQLNNLAGNLIKGVDLNFDLESRQDYSTGSEQETTNLKVGASKQLFNERLSVSVGSNVMLQGENQANPSSLVGDISIEYKLTRDGRYRVRVYQRNDNSTVIEGQVVETGVAFALIMDYDEFREIFHRAKSQKKAERLRNKKTVTKK from the coding sequence GTGACAGATCAAGCTACAAACGAAGAAAAACATCATGGTCGTCCCTGGTGGCGATGGTTATTGTGGGCGCTTGTCGTCCTGCTGATACTCCCTGTTATGGCGGTATTACTTTTACAACTGGAACCCGTGCAGGACTTTATCCGCCGGCAGGGAGAACAATACCTGAAAAAGAAACTCCATACAGACGTGCGCATCGGCTATTTACGTATGCGGGGATGGCAATACCTCGAACTCAGAAACGTTTATGTGGCGGATACCAACTCAAAAGCATTACTCTATTCCGGCTCCCTGAAAGTCAGGTACAATCTGTTGGCATTTCTCAACAATGAGTTACAGGTAAACGGACTTGAATGGGACTCTGTATTAGTCAATGTTTACCGTAACCATGGAGACAGTGCCTACAACTACCAGTTCATTGTGGATGCGTTCGTTACAAAAGATACCATCCCCGATACTGTCTCAGCAGAGACAGGTACCACACTGCAGTTCCATATTAAAGACGTAAGCCTCTCTAAAATACGTCTGCACTTCGCAGATGCACAGGAAGGGATGAATGCCGTTATCTATCTACAGTCATTACATGTAGATCCGGATGATCTGCTGCTTGATGAAGGACTATATGCCTTCCGGGGTATAGAGGTAAACGGACTGAAAGGATTATATACACAGGATTACCTCCCCAAAACACTGACATCAGCAGCACCGCCGCCAACACCGGCAGATACGGCCAGCACACCTTTCCATCTGCTGCTCAAGAAATTACAGATAAAAAACAGCTCTTTCCTTTATGCAGACCAGGCCAGCGGTATATCTACCGTATGGCGCATCGGTAATCTGCAACTGCTGAATTCAAATATCGATATGGATTCCACCCTCGTACAGCTGGGTGGACTCAAGATGGGTGATGTTGCAGGGGTATTCACATTGTCCGCTGCAAAAGATACGTCCACACCCGCTCCGGCAGACAGCAGTGCGCCAAATACATGGAAAGTATTGGCAACCAAAGCAGAACTGGAACATGTAGATGTCAAATTCGATAACAATACCGCACCCGCTCCAAGAGGCGCCGGTACTGATCCGGATTACAACCACCTGTTTCTCTATAACTTTAATACCGCCGTTTCCAGTATCGTATACAAGCCAGATACCATCAAAGCTGTACTTAAAAAACTGGAAGTCAAAGAAAAATCAGGCTTTGCTGTGAAAGAAGGCCGCTTCGATGTGCTCTTCACCCCGCAGTCACTGGCCCTCCAGAACCTGTTCTTCCAGACTAACAAAAGTCTGCTGCGGAAACACATAGCTGTAACAGTACCTTCCTGGGAAACCATGTCGGAGAATATGGACCTGATGCAACTCAGAGCGGATATCGACTCGTCTCATATCACATTGGGAGAATGGTTGCCATTTGTACCCGACTCCCGTAAGAACCCATCTATGAAACCATTGTGGGACAAAGAGATAGACGTCACCGCCGATATAAAAGGCAGCATTGGTAAACTCATTATAGAAACCCTGCGGGTTGTTGACAATAAAGGCAATCGTATACGCGCCAACGGAGAAGTAGCTCATGCTACCGATCCGGATCATTTTTCTGCGAATCTGCCATCTGTATACATCGAGTCCGGTAACAAACCATTAAGATCCTGGCTGCCTCCGGGTACTATGCCAGATACCCCCAGACTACCGGAACACCTGATCATCACCGGTAATGTACTGGGTGGTATGCAGGATCTCAAAACACAGTTACAGCTGACCAGTAGCTCCGCAAATGCCCGCCTTGCCGCACACCTTGTTAATATTACCGACAGCATCCGTGCCCGTTATGATGTGAACCTGTCTTCCTTCAGGGTCAATCCTGGTGTACTGATGTACGATACGACAATGGGTTGGATCAGTGGAAGGATGCAGGCCAGCGGACAAGGATATACATTCCCGGGTATGATCGCAAAAGCGGCTGTCAACCTGGATGAAGCAAGGTACAATGGCTATACTTACCATGGCATCAATATCAGTGGCGACATTGACAAACAACAGTTACATGCGGAAGGCCAGACCACCGATACCAGTATCACCATGAACTTCGATGTTAATGCGACCCTCAATGATACCAGTGTCAGTTCTTTACAGGCCAATCTGCAAATGGACAAAGCCGATCTGTATGCGACCAACTGGTATACAGACCCATTAATGCTGAAAGGAAACCTAAGCGCAGACTTCAGCAGCCTGGATCCTAAAAGACTGGAAGGTAATGCCTTCCTCAATGGCTGGCAGATAGCCACCAACGGACAGGTATTCCCCATTGACACCGTCGCACTGACCGCTAAATATACCGATCAGCAATACCTGGCACTGGAAGGTCCGTTCGGATTCATACATGCCAACGGACAGGTAGATTATACCCAGGTAGGAGGCGCATTCGGACAACTGATCAACAAACCTTTACAACCCTACGATAGCGCTAAACTTATACAACTGCCTCCTGGTCAGATACTTCAATGGAATGCCGCTATCTCATGGCCCCGCAGTCTGAAAAACATGCTGCCTGGTCTGCGTATGGAGCAACCATTGTTGATTACCGGCCGTCTGAACACGGACAGTAGCCTGATCGCCATGAATGCTTCTCTGCTGAAACTGACCTACGATTCTGTTCGGATAGACAGCGTGAACATCACAGCCCAGATTGTGGACACATCCCTGAAAGCAGAAGTAGATATGGCCAGCCTCTATCATCCGATTGCGCCACTTAATCATACGCAATTGAAAGCCAGCGCCGTAGCAGGTAAAGTAGACTGGGATCTCTTACTGGATGATATCAAAAGGAACCCCAAATATAAACTGGGTGGCTATGTGACTTTCCTGCCTGCCAACGCCATGGACCTGTCGTTGAAGACAGACCTGTTGCTCAACAAACAACAATGGAAAGTAGACGAGGGCAATCATATCCGGCTGGTAAATGGCGGTCCTGATACGGCACAGATGACCCTATCTTATCAGAATCAGTCCATACAGATACAAACACTGAGAGATAGTAGCCAGGGCGCCTTACCTCCGCTCAAAGCAAGCATCAAAGATTTCAAGTTATCCACAATCACCGCACTGCTCTCCGCCGATACGCTGCTGGCGAACGGTATCCTGAATGCAGAAGCAAATGTGAGCAATCTGGATAAAGCTCCCCTGGTAAAGAGCCAGTTAAAAATAGACTCGCTGGTATTCAGAGGCACCTCTGTTGGAACACTGGATGCAAATGTAGAAACGCCACAGCCAGGACAGTATAAACTGGCGGCTAACCTGACCGGCAATGAAAATGACGTAAAGGTGGACGGTTCTTATGATTCCACGATCAACGCTACTGTCGATATTAACAATCTGAACATGGCTTCTATCGAGGCCTTTACCTTCGGAAATGTAAGCCGTATGCACGGTAGTGCAGATGGTAAATTTACGATCACCGGCACCACTGAAAAACCTAAAGTATTGGGTAACCTGCATTTCAATAATGCCGGTGGTACAATCACTTATGTTGGTTCTCAGCTCACACTGCCGGATGAAAACATCCTGCTGGATGACAGAGGATTGCAATTCAACCAGTTTGTCGTAGCCGACAGTCTTGGTAATGAAATGGTTGTCAATGGTCGTGTCAATACCAGGGATTTTACCAATTACAATTTTAACCTTACGGTGAACTCAGACAACTTCATGGTGCTGGGTGAACAACAGAACCCTGACCAATTATATTATGGTCCTGCGTTTATCGATACCCGTATCTCTGTCAGAGGAAATATGGATCTCCCAAGAGTAGACGCCAATGTAAAACTCAAAGAAAAATCAAAAGTCACAATCACCCTGCCATCCGAAGAACCAGGCGTAGCCAACAGGGAAGGGGTGATGGTCTTTGTTGATAAATCTAATCCGATAGATTCTGCGATGATCAGGGCAGCTGACAGTCTTCGCTTCCAGAATCCACGCCTGAAAGGCATCAACCTCTCCGGCAACGCAGAGATCACACCGGAGTCAATTATCAAGATCATTATTGACCCTGTAAATGGCGATTATGTACAGGCACAGGGTACGGCAAGTATCAATGCCACATTGGACGCCAGTCAGAAAATGAGTCTGACCGGTCGTTATGAGATCTCTGAAGGTAAATATGAAATGTCCCTCAACCAGCTGATCAAACGTTCTTTCAGCATCGAAAAAGGAAGTACGATCACTTTCAGTGGCGATGCGATGGACGCTGATCTGAATATCACAGCTAAATATACAGTTAATGCAACTGCGGCTGACCTTGTGCAGGATCAGCTGTCCAACCCCAATATGACAGAATCGGACAGAAACCGGTACAGACAAAAGCTGCCTTTCTTTGTGTACCTCCGTATCAAAGGTCAGATGATGAAACCTGAAATCTCCTTCGAACTGGATATGCCGGAATCTGAACAGAATGCATTTAGTGGAAGTGTGTATAACCGCCTCAAACAGATCAATCAGATACCTTCTGAACTGAATAAACAGGTAATGGGCTTATTGGTACTCAATAGCTTCATTCCTGAAGATCCGCTGGCCGGTGATGGCGGTGGTAGCGGCGACTTTGGTGTGAGCAATATGGCCCGCCAGAGTGTGAGTAAGATCCTCTCTCAACAGCTGAATAACCTGGCTGGTAACCTGATTAAAGGAGTAGACCTGAACTTTGACCTGGAATCAAGACAGGACTATTCTACAGGCAGCGAACAGGAAACTACCAACCTGAAAGTAGGCGCCTCCAAACAGTTGTTCAATGAACGATTGTCTGTTTCTGTTGGTTCGAACGTGATGCTACAGGGTGAAAATCAGGCTAATCCATCATCCCTGGTAGGTGATATCTCCATTGAATATAAACTCACGAGGGATGGACGCTATCGCGTCAGGGTATATCAGCGTAATGACAACAGCACCGTGATAGAAGGACAGGTCGTAGAAACAGGTGTTGCCTTTGCATTGATCATGGATTATGATGAGTTCCGTGAGATATTCCACAGAGCTAAATCTCAAAAGAAAGCAGAAAGACTCCGCAATAAGAAAACCGTGACCAAAAAATAA
- the gltB gene encoding glutamate synthase large subunit, producing MQEVKQLQGLYHPEFEHDACGTGFTAHIKGRKSHQIVRDALTMLENMEHRGACGYEQNTGDGAGILIQLPHEFLYDECLKIGISLPEFGKYGVGMIFFPKEPRWREECREILDRAAEKLGLEILGYRKVPVRPDGIGEGALSVEPEIEQVFIACPYHITDNDIFERKLFVLRNYVSKTVRNTVPKEKALFYIPSLSTKTIVYKGQLTTYQVRHYYADLSDEKMVSAFALIHSRFATNTFPSWRLAHPYRYIAHNGEINTLKGNLNWLRAGEKDFVSKFFSQEEMDMLLPLVEEGQSDSASLDNVVELLMLSGRSLPHVMMMLIPEAWDGNDDMDPVKKSFYEYHASLMEPWDGPACISFTDGKIIGGTLDRNGLRPARFVITKDDRVIMASEAGVLPIDPKNVKEKGRLQPGKMFIVDMEQGRIIGDEELKRNICSQQPYGEWLNKYKIRLEELPEPRVTFTHLEHDQIFKYQRAFGYSTEDLHTIIAPMALDGKEPVGSMGTDAPLAVLSDQPQHLTSYFKQLFAQVTNPPIDPIREKLVMSLATYVGNNGNLLDEDPLHCHGLALRHPILTNFELEKIRSIDTGLFQAKTLHTYFRADGKPGSLEKGLQRLCRYAVDAVEDGFEVIILSDRALDSEHAAIPSILAASAVHHHLIRKGYRGQVGLIVEAGDVWEVHHFACLLGFGVTAINPYLALSTIRDMKLFDKLETTLDVDKLKKNYIKAVCDGLLKVFSKMGISTLQSYQGAQIFEILGINRQVVDKYFTGAVSRIQGMGLDEIARETLAKHWMGYGRKETPVQRLTTGGLYQWKRKGEFHLFNPTTIHLLQYSTRMNDYGTFKKYSKAVNDQSEKAATLRSLFSFKRTRPSVSLDEVESAESILKRFATGAMSFGSISHEAHSTLAIAMNRIGAKSNTGEGGEDELRYEQLPNGDSMRSAIKQVASARFGVTSNYLTNADELQIKMAQGAKPGEGGQLPGHKVDDWIAKVRHATPGVGLISPPPHHDIYSIEDLAQLIFDLKNANRAARISVKLVSKAGVGTIAAGVAKAKADVVLIAGYDGGTGASPISSIKHAGLPWELGLAETHQTLVKNKLRSRVIVQTDGQLKTGRDIAIATLLGAEEWGVATGALVVEGCIMMRKCHLNTCPVGVATQDPELRKRFNGNADHVVNFFKFLVEELREIMADLGYRTVNEMVGQVDSLQLRDNISHWKYKSLDLSPILYREPAADETGLYKQEEQDHGISEVIDWRLLKAAQPALEKKARVFQQFPVRNTDRAIGTILSNEISKRYGGPGLPEDTIHYKFVGSAGQSFGAFNTKGVTLELEGEANDYFGKGLSGAKLILYPSPEAGFKAEENIIAGNVAFYGATSGEAYIRGKAGERFCVRNSGATIVTEGVGDHGCEYMTGGKAVILGETGRNFGAGMSGGIAYVYDVNGAFAGRCNKEMIDLDPLDQDDAADLQDLITKHHAYTNSTVAKFILKDWENQLRHFVKVFPKEYKAVLKAGKAAAQKVEK from the coding sequence ATGCAAGAAGTGAAGCAATTGCAAGGACTGTATCACCCGGAATTTGAACATGATGCATGCGGAACAGGCTTTACTGCCCACATCAAGGGCCGTAAATCGCATCAGATCGTCCGGGATGCGTTAACCATGTTGGAAAACATGGAACACCGTGGTGCGTGTGGTTACGAACAAAACACTGGCGACGGAGCTGGTATCCTGATCCAGTTACCTCATGAGTTCCTGTACGATGAATGCCTGAAAATCGGCATCAGCCTCCCTGAATTTGGAAAATATGGTGTAGGTATGATTTTCTTTCCAAAAGAACCTCGCTGGCGCGAAGAGTGCCGCGAAATACTTGACCGTGCGGCCGAGAAACTTGGATTGGAAATACTGGGTTACCGTAAAGTGCCTGTTCGTCCCGATGGCATCGGAGAAGGCGCTCTTTCCGTAGAACCAGAAATTGAACAGGTATTTATCGCCTGTCCTTATCATATTACGGACAACGATATTTTTGAACGCAAACTCTTCGTACTGCGCAACTACGTTTCCAAAACCGTTCGCAATACCGTACCAAAAGAGAAGGCGCTCTTCTACATTCCCTCCCTGTCTACAAAAACAATTGTATATAAAGGTCAGCTGACAACTTACCAGGTACGTCATTATTATGCCGACCTGAGTGATGAGAAAATGGTATCCGCGTTCGCGCTGATCCACTCCCGTTTTGCGACCAATACATTCCCTAGCTGGCGCCTGGCTCACCCTTACCGCTATATCGCGCACAATGGTGAGATCAACACCCTGAAGGGAAACCTGAACTGGTTACGCGCCGGTGAAAAAGACTTCGTATCCAAATTCTTCTCTCAGGAAGAAATGGATATGCTGCTCCCACTGGTAGAAGAAGGTCAGTCTGACTCCGCTAGTCTCGACAACGTTGTCGAACTGCTGATGCTCTCCGGCCGCTCCCTGCCACATGTAATGATGATGCTGATCCCTGAAGCATGGGATGGCAACGACGACATGGATCCGGTGAAGAAATCATTCTACGAATACCACGCCTCTCTCATGGAACCATGGGATGGCCCGGCTTGTATCTCCTTCACAGATGGTAAGATCATCGGTGGTACCCTGGACCGTAACGGTCTGCGTCCTGCCCGTTTCGTTATCACTAAAGACGATCGCGTGATCATGGCTTCTGAAGCTGGTGTACTGCCAATCGATCCTAAAAACGTAAAAGAAAAAGGCCGCCTGCAACCTGGTAAAATGTTCATTGTGGACATGGAACAGGGTCGTATCATCGGTGATGAAGAGCTGAAAAGGAACATCTGCTCTCAGCAACCGTACGGCGAGTGGTTAAATAAATATAAGATCCGCCTGGAAGAACTGCCTGAACCAAGGGTTACTTTCACCCACCTGGAACATGATCAGATCTTCAAATACCAGCGCGCTTTCGGTTACTCCACCGAAGATCTGCACACCATCATCGCTCCAATGGCGCTCGATGGTAAAGAACCGGTAGGCTCCATGGGTACGGATGCTCCCCTGGCTGTACTGAGCGATCAGCCACAGCACCTGACCAGTTACTTCAAACAGCTGTTCGCACAGGTGACCAACCCACCAATCGATCCGATCCGTGAAAAGCTGGTCATGTCCCTCGCTACCTATGTAGGTAACAACGGCAACCTGCTCGACGAAGATCCCCTGCACTGTCACGGTCTGGCGCTTCGTCACCCGATTCTGACCAACTTCGAACTGGAAAAGATCCGTAGTATAGATACAGGGCTGTTCCAGGCTAAAACACTCCATACTTATTTCAGAGCCGACGGTAAACCTGGTTCCCTGGAAAAAGGTCTGCAACGTCTTTGCCGCTACGCGGTAGATGCTGTAGAAGATGGTTTCGAAGTAATCATCCTGTCTGACAGGGCACTCGACTCTGAACACGCAGCGATTCCTTCTATCCTGGCAGCATCCGCAGTACACCACCACCTGATCCGTAAAGGTTATCGTGGCCAGGTTGGTCTGATCGTAGAAGCAGGAGATGTTTGGGAAGTGCATCATTTCGCTTGTCTGCTGGGCTTTGGCGTAACCGCCATCAACCCATACCTCGCGCTGAGCACCATCCGCGATATGAAACTGTTTGACAAACTGGAAACAACCCTGGATGTAGATAAACTGAAAAAGAACTACATCAAGGCAGTATGTGATGGTTTGCTGAAAGTATTCTCTAAAATGGGTATCTCCACCCTGCAATCTTACCAGGGTGCACAGATATTTGAAATATTAGGTATCAACCGTCAGGTAGTAGACAAATACTTCACCGGCGCCGTATCTCGTATTCAGGGTATGGGCCTGGATGAAATTGCCCGCGAAACACTGGCAAAACACTGGATGGGTTACGGCCGTAAGGAAACGCCCGTACAACGCCTGACTACCGGTGGTCTCTATCAGTGGAAAAGAAAAGGTGAATTCCACCTCTTCAACCCGACCACGATCCACCTGCTGCAGTATTCAACACGTATGAATGACTACGGCACCTTCAAAAAATACTCTAAAGCCGTAAACGACCAGAGTGAAAAAGCAGCTACCCTGCGTAGTCTCTTCTCATTCAAACGTACACGTCCTTCTGTTTCTCTTGATGAAGTTGAATCAGCTGAAAGCATTCTGAAGCGTTTTGCGACCGGTGCCATGAGCTTTGGTTCCATCTCTCACGAAGCACACTCCACACTGGCCATCGCAATGAACCGCATCGGTGCAAAAAGCAATACCGGTGAGGGTGGGGAAGATGAACTGCGTTACGAACAACTGCCTAACGGCGACAGCATGCGCTCTGCCATCAAGCAGGTAGCAAGTGCACGTTTCGGTGTAACAAGTAACTATTTAACTAACGCGGACGAGCTCCAGATCAAGATGGCACAGGGTGCCAAACCCGGTGAAGGTGGTCAGCTGCCTGGTCATAAGGTAGACGACTGGATCGCTAAAGTGCGCCACGCCACCCCTGGTGTTGGTCTGATCTCTCCTCCTCCGCACCACGATATTTATTCCATCGAGGACCTCGCTCAGCTGATCTTCGACCTGAAGAATGCCAACCGAGCTGCTCGTATCAGCGTGAAACTGGTATCTAAAGCGGGTGTAGGTACAATCGCTGCCGGTGTTGCGAAAGCAAAAGCGGATGTGGTACTGATCGCCGGTTATGACGGTGGTACAGGTGCTTCTCCGATCAGCTCTATCAAACATGCCGGTCTGCCTTGGGAACTGGGTCTGGCTGAAACACATCAGACGCTGGTTAAGAACAAATTACGTAGCCGCGTGATCGTACAGACTGACGGTCAGCTGAAAACAGGCCGCGACATCGCTATCGCTACTCTCCTGGGTGCCGAAGAATGGGGTGTTGCTACTGGTGCGCTGGTTGTTGAAGGCTGTATCATGATGCGTAAGTGTCACCTGAATACCTGTCCTGTTGGTGTTGCTACCCAAGATCCTGAACTGCGCAAGCGCTTCAATGGTAACGCTGACCACGTAGTGAACTTCTTCAAATTCCTGGTGGAAGAACTCCGTGAAATCATGGCGGACCTTGGCTACCGCACTGTAAATGAAATGGTTGGCCAGGTAGACAGCCTCCAGTTACGTGATAACATCTCTCACTGGAAATACAAATCGCTCGACCTGTCTCCTATATTATATAGAGAACCAGCTGCTGATGAAACAGGGCTGTACAAACAGGAAGAACAGGACCACGGCATCAGCGAAGTGATCGACTGGAGACTGCTGAAAGCAGCTCAGCCGGCACTGGAAAAGAAAGCGCGTGTGTTCCAGCAGTTCCCTGTAAGAAATACGGACAGAGCTATCGGTACCATCCTCAGTAACGAAATATCCAAACGTTACGGCGGACCAGGTCTTCCGGAAGATACTATCCACTACAAATTCGTTGGTTCTGCCGGACAAAGCTTCGGTGCTTTCAACACTAAAGGTGTGACACTGGAACTGGAAGGTGAAGCAAACGACTACTTCGGTAAAGGTCTGTCAGGTGCAAAACTGATTCTGTACCCTTCTCCGGAAGCAGGCTTCAAAGCAGAAGAGAATATCATCGCAGGAAACGTTGCCTTCTATGGCGCCACCTCCGGTGAGGCTTATATCCGTGGTAAAGCCGGTGAACGTTTCTGCGTTCGTAACTCCGGTGCTACTATCGTGACTGAGGGCGTAGGCGATCACGGTTGTGAATATATGACCGGTGGTAAAGCTGTCATCCTCGGCGAAACAGGCCGCAACTTCGGTGCAGGTATGAGTGGTGGTATTGCTTATGTATATGATGTAAATGGTGCATTTGCAGGACGTTGTAACAAGGAGATGATCGACCTCGATCCGCTGGATCAGGATGATGCAGCCGACTTACAGGATCTGATCACCAAACATCATGCTTACACAAACAGTACCGTAGCCAAATTCATCCTGAAAGACTGGGAAAATCAGCTGCGTCACTTCGTGAAAGTATTCCCGAAAGAATACAAGGCTGTACTGAAAGCTGGCAAAGCTGCTGCACAGAAAGTAGAGAAGTAG